The following coding sequences lie in one Arachis ipaensis cultivar K30076 chromosome B05, Araip1.1, whole genome shotgun sequence genomic window:
- the LOC107644836 gene encoding type 1 phosphatases regulator ypi1, with protein MDRRRMTATRPSAMSSPSVTATATTTITIGSSDPSSSSSQQEQQQPEVLFLPLSRKKKVTWKEGTVDNEFMQKKSSKKCCIFHKEKSFDEDDSDEDDNPDNSDKHAHDHSDGGCCSKSNDEAGPSS; from the coding sequence ATGGATAGACGACGCATGACTGCCACCAGGCCTTCAGCCATGTCTTCCCCTTCTGTCACTGCCACTGCCACCACTACCATAACCATTGGAAGCTCTGATCCATCATCCTCTTCCTCACAACAAGAACAGCAGCAACCAGAAGTCCTTTTCCTTCCATTAAGTCGCAAGAAGAAGGTCACATGGAAAGAGGGCACGGTAGACAATGAGTTTATGCAGAAGAAGAGCTCCAAGAAGTGCTGTATCTTTCACAAAGAGAAGTCATTTGATGAGGATGACAGTGATGAAGATGACAATCCAGATAACTCCGATAAACATGCCCACGATCACAGTGATGGGGGTTGTTGCTCCAAGAGTAATGATGAAGCTGGTCCAAGCAGTTAA